A single genomic interval of Syntrophales bacterium harbors:
- the yedF gene encoding sulfurtransferase-like selenium metabolism protein YedF, whose translation MGREVDARGLACPLPVIRTREALAEVTEGTVTVLVDNPESRENVRRFAVSQGCEVVVSEGEGIFCIEITKPPGEGGERARVEAIRAGGDVVCITTDRFGTGSEELGRILMNAFLNTIWDYHPRPTKLLFINAGVMLTTEGSEVLEALELLEREGVDIFSCGTCLGYYGIKDKLRVGKVTNMYEIVDALLSGGRVINI comes from the coding sequence ATGGGCAGAGAGGTTGATGCGAGGGGCCTTGCTTGTCCCTTACCGGTGATCAGAACCAGAGAGGCACTGGCTGAGGTAACAGAGGGCACAGTTACCGTTCTCGTGGACAATCCTGAGAGCAGGGAAAATGTACGGAGATTTGCCGTAAGCCAGGGGTGTGAGGTAGTCGTTTCGGAGGGAGAGGGCATTTTCTGCATAGAAATTACCAAGCCCCCCGGGGAGGGAGGTGAAAGGGCAAGGGTTGAAGCCATAAGGGCAGGTGGGGATGTTGTCTGCATCACCACCGATCGGTTTGGGACGGGAAGCGAAGAACTGGGGAGGATACTGATGAATGCCTTTCTCAACACCATCTGGGATTACCACCCCAGACCGACGAAGTTACTTTTTATAAACGCTGGTGTCATGTTGACCACCGAGGGCTCTGAGGTCTTGGAGGCACTGGAACTCCTTGAGAGAGAAGGGGTGGATATCTTCTCCTGTGGCACCTGTCTGGGATACTACGGGATAAAGGATAAACTGAGAGTTGGTAAGGTCACCAATATGTATGAGATAGTTGATGCCCTTCTTAGCGGGGGCAGAGTAATAAACATTTAG
- a CDS encoding DUF3343 domain-containing protein, giving the protein MEVFGKNKKEGFEGGGLILFRSVEEAIKAEKVLKAADYMVRLVAPPPELRKGCDLALEIALIEQTGIERLFREKDVYYVEIIPRKGSGDLLEIVKVKDFGEAIMVKAGNMKLTFDKNSGVILNISGGGCPDIPYLHAGLIDKKLAEAIRPRERGFTLCALMLDRAFCESLEIWNRMEKH; this is encoded by the coding sequence ATGGAGGTCTTCGGTAAAAATAAAAAAGAAGGCTTCGAAGGCGGAGGTCTTATCCTCTTTCGGAGCGTGGAAGAGGCGATCAAAGCGGAAAAGGTCCTCAAAGCGGCTGACTACATGGTCAGGCTGGTTGCCCCTCCTCCTGAACTCAGGAAGGGGTGTGATCTCGCCCTGGAGATCGCCCTCATTGAACAGACAGGGATAGAGAGACTGTTCAGGGAAAAGGATGTCTATTATGTCGAGATTATTCCCAGGAAGGGGAGCGGAGATCTCCTCGAGATCGTGAAGGTCAAAGATTTCGGAGAGGCCATCATGGTCAAAGCGGGAAACATGAAACTCACCTTTGACAAAAACTCAGGGGTCATTCTGAATATCTCCGGGGGTGGTTGCCCTGACATCCCCTATCTCCATGCCGGGCTGATAGATAAAAAGCTCGCCGAGGCAATAAGACCGAGGGAAAGAGGCTTCACCCTCTGCGCTCTGATGCTGGATAGGGCTTTTTGCGAGTCTCTCGAAATCTGGAATCGTATGGAGAAACACTGA
- a CDS encoding NAD(P)H-hydrate dehydratase produces the protein MLICGTIPWEDFSLSMGAVKFSGKSLIFNDREIPCLQGTAALIGAACVTAEYLEEKPPQALLVGDRGTGKGSRLLYEYLSKNLPTLVPDVLVLHYILPVMGLMRKVCESAERCRQKPVMIADASSMYAAKAAGLAQRFDIFTPDACEMAFLADPDATHPAYISRHLFDSDITKTPELVAKAYQNGSATRLLLVKGSIDYIVKEGKILETISAPDIPSLEAIGGTGDTITGMVAAFASAGLELHEAAILAARANRTAGEYAQATPATRIWEIIAQFPAVFREYLCARSGVCYAVRDGGL, from the coding sequence ATGCTTATCTGCGGAACGATTCCCTGGGAGGACTTTTCCCTGAGTATGGGTGCGGTAAAATTTTCCGGTAAATCTCTGATCTTTAATGACAGAGAGATTCCCTGCCTCCAGGGGACGGCTGCCCTCATCGGCGCTGCCTGTGTAACGGCTGAATATCTCGAAGAGAAACCCCCTCAAGCCCTCCTTGTCGGCGACAGGGGAACGGGAAAGGGAAGCCGGTTACTCTATGAATACCTGAGCAAAAATCTCCCCACCCTTGTACCCGATGTCCTGGTACTCCACTACATCCTTCCCGTCATGGGTTTGATGAGGAAGGTATGTGAATCTGCGGAGAGATGCCGTCAGAAGCCGGTCATGATTGCCGATGCCTCCTCCATGTATGCAGCCAAGGCGGCAGGTCTCGCCCAGAGATTTGACATTTTCACCCCGGATGCCTGCGAGATGGCTTTCCTGGCCGATCCAGATGCGACCCACCCCGCCTACATCAGCAGACACCTCTTTGACAGCGATATCACAAAGACCCCTGAACTGGTGGCAAAGGCATATCAGAACGGGAGCGCCACGAGGTTGTTACTCGTCAAAGGTTCAATTGATTACATAGTGAAAGAAGGAAAAATATTAGAAACCATCTCCGCACCGGACATCCCCTCCCTGGAAGCCATCGGAGGCACCGGTGATACGATTACCGGCATGGTGGCCGCCTTCGCCTCTGCCGGGCTGGAATTACACGAGGCGGCAATTCTGGCGGCAAGGGCAAATCGTACGGCCGGGGAGTATGCCCAGGCAACGCCGGCAACGAGGATCTGGGAAATTATCGCTCAATTTCCCGCTGTCTTCAGGGAATACCTGTGCGCCCGGAGCGGGGTTTGTTATGCAGTGAGAGATGGCGGTCTTTAG
- a CDS encoding sulfurtransferase TusA family protein, which yields MVEVDARGLGCPIPVVKTKKAMEADPDEQIAVLVETAVAKENVSRLAESRNYSIEVEEAAGDEYRLLLTPRK from the coding sequence ATGGTTGAGGTGGATGCGAGGGGTCTCGGTTGTCCCATCCCGGTGGTGAAAACAAAAAAAGCGATGGAGGCAGACCCTGACGAACAGATAGCGGTCCTTGTAGAGACTGCTGTGGCAAAGGAAAATGTATCCCGACTTGCCGAAAGCAGAAACTATTCTATTGAGGTAGAAGAGGCAGCCGGCGACGAGTATCGTCTGTTGCTTACACCCCGGAAATAG
- a CDS encoding TOBE domain-containing protein, translating to MKYGARNQLAGEVVEIKEGTVMCQVKVNLPAESTASSVMTMDSLRELGIKRGDKVKVIIKAVNVLLVKEEI from the coding sequence ATGAAATACGGCGCCAGAAATCAACTTGCGGGAGAAGTAGTTGAAATTAAGGAAGGAACTGTAATGTGCCAGGTGAAGGTAAATCTCCCCGCCGAGAGCACGGCATCCTCGGTGATGACCATGGATTCCCTGCGTGAGCTCGGTATAAAAAGGGGTGATAAAGTAAAGGTGATCATCAAGGCGGTAAATGTTCTCCTGGTGAAGGAGGAAATCTAA
- a CDS encoding ferredoxin family protein: MAKGIIEIKENHCRGCGFCEMFCKKGCIEMSDRVSPLGLPLPDFNNPENCSACGICAWMCPHLAIEVYEYLETSPATSN; this comes from the coding sequence ATGGCTAAAGGAATTATTGAAATCAAGGAGAATCATTGCCGGGGTTGCGGTTTTTGCGAGATGTTTTGTAAAAAGGGGTGTATCGAGATGTCAGATCGGGTCTCACCTCTCGGGTTACCTTTACCCGACTTCAACAACCCTGAGAATTGCAGTGCCTGTGGTATCTGTGCATGGATGTGTCCCCATCTTGCTATTGAGGTCTATGAATATCTGGAGACATCTCCTGCCACTTCAAACTAA
- a CDS encoding double-cubane-cluster-containing anaerobic reductase, whose amino-acid sequence MGDYTEMWKGLGLNLARHEQPLNALGAIYTDVYISQKDRPQGMGYFDFVMSEVHGLRVKELLDHKEKGGKVVGTFCLYVPDEVILAAGGVSVGLCGGAQFSVPDAETVLPRNLCPLIKSFFGFKLSLVCPYFEAADFVVGETTCDGKKKAWELLDNYIPTYVMEIPQMKREIDRNLWLHEIKAFAEKMEKEAGVKITPETLEEKIKLVNEKRKSIGRVFEARKATPSPISGKDALLICQIAFYDDPERFTAKVNELCDELEKRIGEEKGVFDRGTPRILIAGCPMAIPNWKLHHLIENSGGVAVCEESCVGTRYFTNMVEEGRPTTEEKLRAIAERYLKINCSCFTPNDERIEQILQYCRDYNAAGVIHYTLQFCHTYKVEFVRVREALHKADIPLLEIETDYSEGDAGQLKTRVEAFIEQISM is encoded by the coding sequence ATGGGCGATTATACCGAGATGTGGAAAGGATTGGGGCTGAACCTTGCGAGACATGAACAACCGTTAAATGCCTTGGGGGCGATCTATACAGATGTCTATATAAGCCAGAAGGACCGTCCCCAGGGGATGGGGTATTTCGATTTTGTCATGTCCGAGGTCCACGGATTGAGGGTCAAGGAGCTTTTAGACCACAAGGAAAAAGGGGGCAAGGTCGTGGGGACCTTCTGTCTCTATGTCCCCGATGAGGTCATCCTCGCCGCGGGGGGAGTGAGCGTGGGTCTCTGCGGGGGGGCGCAGTTTTCCGTCCCCGACGCCGAGACCGTATTACCGAGAAACCTCTGTCCCCTGATCAAGTCTTTCTTTGGTTTCAAGCTCTCCCTGGTCTGCCCCTACTTCGAGGCGGCCGATTTCGTGGTAGGGGAGACCACCTGTGACGGTAAGAAGAAGGCATGGGAACTTCTCGATAATTATATCCCCACCTATGTGATGGAGATTCCCCAGATGAAACGGGAGATTGACAGGAACCTCTGGCTTCACGAAATCAAGGCCTTTGCGGAAAAGATGGAGAAGGAGGCAGGTGTTAAAATAACCCCGGAGACCCTGGAGGAGAAGATCAAACTCGTTAACGAAAAACGGAAGTCAATAGGGAGGGTCTTTGAGGCACGTAAGGCAACTCCTTCTCCCATCAGTGGGAAGGATGCCTTACTGATATGCCAGATTGCCTTCTATGACGACCCGGAGAGGTTTACCGCTAAAGTCAATGAACTCTGTGATGAATTGGAGAAAAGGATCGGAGAGGAAAAGGGAGTATTTGACAGAGGCACACCGAGGATACTTATTGCCGGTTGTCCGATGGCCATACCAAACTGGAAACTCCATCATCTCATAGAAAACAGTGGAGGGGTGGCCGTCTGTGAGGAAAGCTGTGTAGGCACCAGGTACTTCACCAATATGGTGGAGGAAGGACGTCCCACCACAGAGGAAAAACTGAGGGCCATTGCCGAACGTTATCTTAAGATAAACTGCAGTTGTTTTACTCCGAATGACGAAAGGATTGAACAGATTCTCCAATATTGCAGAGACTATAACGCTGCCGGTGTAATCCACTACACCCTCCAGTTCTGCCATACGTATAAGGTGGAGTTTGTTAGGGTGAGGGAAGCACTCCATAAGGCAGATATCCCTCTACTGGAGATCGAAACGGACTACAGCGAAGGTGATGCGGGACAATTGAAGACGAGGGTGGAGGCGTTTATCGAACAGATCTCAATGTGA
- the rplU gene encoding 50S ribosomal protein L21, whose amino-acid sequence MYAIIKTGGKQHRVSAGDVLAIEKINGNEGDSVVFDEVLMVAGNGNIRVGTPLVEGARVVGEVIAQTKAAKIYVFKMKRRKGYHKKTGHRQKLTNIKIKEISLLSGG is encoded by the coding sequence ATGTATGCAATTATAAAAACAGGCGGTAAACAGCACAGGGTCTCCGCAGGAGATGTGCTGGCAATTGAGAAAATAAACGGTAACGAAGGAGACTCTGTGGTTTTCGACGAGGTACTGATGGTCGCCGGAAACGGTAATATCAGAGTGGGAACCCCTCTTGTTGAGGGCGCGAGAGTTGTCGGTGAAGTTATTGCGCAGACAAAGGCAGCCAAGATATACGTCTTCAAGATGAAGAGGAGAAAGGGGTATCATAAGAAAACCGGACACCGCCAGAAATTAACGAATATAAAGATAAAGGAAATCTCCTTATTAAGCGGAGGATAG
- the extI gene encoding selenite/tellurite reduction operon porin ExtI, translating to MGRAMGLIILIGAILIWAAPVNALDTEEKIMALEKKVSDLEGKLPGQTSSLEQVTRFMEEHKLKAGLWLQAWYQFVEDGKNNGNDDLHDFMFRRFYFYLKGEATPQLGFFAHIAGDRIGQEGLNDSGQGLGSGIAVRDGWIYYNFHESFKVQMGRMYPPFTRNYGTTSTKALLTVDLPFTQGGVRGGIFYASKVGRDDGVVLWGNPFAGLLQYRLGISEGVEGAENPDDSLRFTGRLSLNLLEPETSWFNQGTYLGKKKVLAIGAGFDRQNDIKFGTNQRDNTAWTVDLFFDHPVGEGALTMEAAYIDVKNVTQSLSFSRLVSGDDAQIYYIQGGYLIPGKIGPGRFQPYFRYERLAVDKKPDTVFPSVGVNYYLKGHDAKLTLDWTLVDQREEVKNFRGNWSGEDQNLVTLQFQVGI from the coding sequence ATGGGAAGAGCAATGGGATTAATTATCCTGATAGGGGCGATCCTTATCTGGGCAGCTCCGGTAAACGCCTTAGACACAGAAGAGAAGATCATGGCGCTGGAGAAAAAAGTAAGTGATCTGGAGGGTAAGCTTCCGGGACAAACCTCATCCCTTGAGCAGGTAACCAGGTTTATGGAAGAGCACAAACTAAAGGCCGGCCTGTGGTTACAGGCATGGTATCAGTTTGTGGAAGATGGAAAAAACAATGGCAATGATGATCTGCATGATTTTATGTTCCGGAGGTTTTACTTTTATCTCAAGGGAGAGGCTACTCCCCAGTTGGGATTCTTTGCCCATATCGCCGGCGATCGCATCGGTCAGGAGGGCTTAAATGACTCCGGCCAGGGTCTCGGAAGTGGTATCGCCGTCCGGGATGGATGGATCTATTACAACTTCCATGAGTCCTTTAAGGTCCAGATGGGGAGGATGTATCCCCCTTTCACCAGGAATTACGGCACAACCTCAACCAAGGCCCTGCTGACCGTTGACCTCCCCTTTACACAGGGGGGGGTGAGGGGTGGAATCTTCTATGCCAGCAAGGTAGGACGGGATGATGGGGTAGTCCTCTGGGGCAACCCTTTTGCCGGTCTGCTTCAGTACCGCCTCGGTATATCGGAAGGGGTGGAAGGTGCTGAAAACCCTGATGATAGTTTAAGATTCACCGGCAGGCTCTCCCTCAACCTGTTAGAGCCTGAGACCTCCTGGTTCAACCAGGGGACATATCTGGGGAAGAAAAAGGTACTTGCCATAGGAGCTGGCTTCGACCGCCAGAATGACATCAAATTCGGAACCAATCAGCGGGACAATACCGCCTGGACGGTGGATCTCTTCTTCGATCATCCCGTAGGAGAAGGGGCGCTGACCATGGAGGCCGCCTATATAGATGTGAAAAACGTAACCCAAAGTTTATCATTTAGCCGACTTGTCAGTGGAGATGATGCCCAGATCTACTATATCCAGGGTGGCTATCTCATCCCGGGTAAGATCGGTCCAGGGAGGTTTCAGCCCTATTTCCGTTATGAGAGGCTCGCAGTGGATAAAAAACCTGACACGGTCTTCCCCTCTGTGGGGGTCAATTACTACCTCAAAGGCCACGATGCCAAATTAACCCTCGACTGGACATTGGTTGACCAGCGGGAAGAGGTGAAAAATTTCCGGGGTAATTGGAGCGGGGAGGACCAAAACCTGGTTACCTTACAGTTTCAGGTAGGAATTTAA
- the yedE gene encoding YedE family putative selenium transporter, with translation MMDRFWTPKTWIILGGFIFGILATLLTKWGNPANMGICVACFYRDMAGGIGLHRAEVVQYIRPEIIGFVFGAFFSAYAFREFKPRGGSSPLVRFFLGAFFMIGALVFLGCPVRALIRLAGGDLNGITALLGIILGAVVGIQFLKGGFNLGRSGKASMLPALIIPLVMVVLLLLLIFKLPFINFSLKGPGSQHAPLLISLLAGIVVGFIAQKTRMCFVGGWRDIMLVRDFYLVSGIAAFFVGVLLSNYLLGNFSSGLYHWGFINQPIAHNNHLWNFLGMTLAGLTATLLGGCPLRQTILAGEGDTDAGITVLGLIAGAALSHNFLLASSPKGPSGFGPVAVIIGLVFCLFVGFSMVERER, from the coding sequence ATGATGGACAGATTCTGGACACCGAAAACGTGGATAATTCTGGGAGGTTTCATCTTCGGAATACTCGCCACTCTGCTCACGAAGTGGGGAAATCCGGCAAACATGGGCATCTGCGTGGCCTGCTTCTACCGTGATATGGCAGGGGGAATTGGGCTGCACCGGGCGGAGGTAGTGCAGTATATCCGGCCGGAGATCATCGGCTTTGTATTCGGCGCCTTTTTCTCCGCTTATGCCTTCAGGGAATTCAAACCGCGGGGAGGTTCCTCCCCACTGGTACGTTTCTTTCTCGGCGCCTTCTTCATGATCGGCGCCCTGGTCTTCCTGGGCTGCCCCGTGAGAGCCTTGATAAGGCTTGCCGGAGGCGACCTCAACGGCATTACCGCCCTTTTAGGGATAATTCTGGGGGCAGTTGTTGGCATTCAGTTCCTCAAGGGCGGCTTTAACCTGGGACGGTCAGGCAAGGCATCAATGCTGCCGGCTCTTATTATACCGCTGGTAATGGTGGTTCTCCTCCTCCTGCTCATCTTCAAACTTCCCTTCATCAATTTCAGTCTGAAGGGACCCGGGTCGCAACATGCCCCTCTTCTCATTTCACTCCTCGCCGGGATTGTTGTGGGCTTCATTGCCCAGAAGACCAGGATGTGCTTCGTGGGAGGGTGGAGAGACATTATGCTGGTCAGGGACTTCTATCTCGTGAGCGGCATTGCCGCCTTCTTTGTGGGCGTATTGCTGTCCAATTATCTCCTGGGTAATTTTTCCTCGGGCCTTTACCACTGGGGTTTTATAAATCAACCAATTGCCCACAACAATCACCTCTGGAATTTCTTAGGGATGACCTTAGCGGGACTGACGGCGACACTGTTGGGAGGGTGCCCCCTGCGCCAGACAATCCTGGCGGGTGAAGGTGATACCGATGCGGGAATTACCGTACTTGGCCTCATCGCCGGCGCCGCCCTTTCCCATAATTTCCTGCTCGCCTCGAGCCCTAAAGGCCCGAGTGGATTCGGACCAGTAGCGGTAATTATCGGCCTGGTATTCTGTCTGTTTGTTGGCTTTTCCATGGTGGAAAGGGAAAGGTAG
- a CDS encoding acyl-CoA dehydrogenase family protein — MDFKFTPEQEALREESTEFCGEEAKRAPEGWIGGLAAEETDEGWAYHRSVVEKVAAKGWLCLPWPEEYGGQGHGPIEQLIFNEVTAYYRVPAIPMHFMTVAAGILMYGTEGQKKEWLPKMARAEINWAEGLSEPNAGSDLAALTTTAVADGDDYVINGQKVWTSGAHRADHIFILARTDPNLPRHRGLTFFINRIGPGIEFRPLIFMNRSHLYNETFIDDFRVSRRNIIGKLNQGWYVMMAGRNFARANVSVAAGGKRDLEDLIKYCKQTQEGGEFLAKKPLIRQRLADFAIDYEAALKFAYYVCWLQSKGKDVAAEAAACGYYANELNLRLANTAMEIMGLYGTLKGGSKWAPLYGKFQDLSQWSSGFTIAGGTTEIRKNVIAWTGLGLPRD, encoded by the coding sequence ATGGATTTCAAGTTTACACCTGAACAGGAAGCCTTGAGGGAGGAGTCTACAGAGTTCTGCGGTGAGGAGGCAAAGAGGGCTCCCGAGGGCTGGATAGGCGGCCTGGCAGCCGAAGAAACGGACGAAGGATGGGCTTACCACCGTTCGGTAGTAGAAAAGGTGGCCGCAAAGGGCTGGTTATGTCTGCCCTGGCCGGAAGAGTACGGAGGTCAGGGGCATGGGCCTATTGAGCAACTCATCTTCAACGAGGTAACGGCCTACTATAGGGTACCGGCGATCCCCATGCACTTTATGACTGTGGCTGCCGGCATCCTGATGTATGGAACCGAGGGGCAGAAGAAGGAGTGGTTGCCAAAGATGGCCAGGGCTGAAATAAATTGGGCCGAAGGGCTGAGCGAACCTAATGCTGGTTCGGACCTTGCTGCCCTTACCACTACCGCCGTGGCTGACGGTGATGATTATGTTATCAATGGACAGAAGGTATGGACCAGTGGCGCCCATCGTGCCGACCATATTTTCATCCTCGCCAGGACAGACCCCAACCTTCCAAGGCACAGGGGTCTTACCTTTTTTATCAATCGTATCGGTCCCGGGATTGAGTTTCGTCCCTTAATCTTTATGAATCGCTCTCATCTATATAACGAGACATTCATAGACGATTTTCGCGTCTCCAGGCGAAATATAATAGGAAAGCTAAATCAGGGGTGGTATGTTATGATGGCGGGAAGAAACTTTGCCCGTGCCAACGTTTCGGTTGCCGCTGGGGGAAAACGGGATCTGGAAGACCTGATAAAATACTGTAAACAGACACAGGAAGGGGGAGAATTCCTGGCGAAAAAACCTCTGATCCGTCAGAGGCTTGCCGACTTTGCCATTGACTATGAAGCGGCCTTGAAGTTTGCCTATTATGTATGTTGGCTTCAGAGTAAGGGGAAGGACGTGGCAGCCGAGGCCGCGGCCTGTGGTTATTATGCCAACGAACTCAACCTGCGTCTTGCCAACACGGCAATGGAGATCATGGGGCTCTATGGAACTCTGAAGGGAGGATCTAAATGGGCTCCCCTTTATGGAAAGTTTCAGGATCTCAGTCAGTGGAGTTCTGGTTTTACCATCGCCGGGGGTACCACAGAGATAAGGAAAAATGTGATCGCCTGGACGGGGCTCGGGCTGCCACGGGACTGA
- a CDS encoding thiamine pyrophosphate-dependent enzyme, with product MPVLWRDIPVIIPFCPGCQHGTAVKALCEVIDELDMERNSVLVVGIGCYTMASILVDVDSAMIAHGRACDVASAMKRILGKDTMVITWQGDGDALAIGCEPTIHAAARSEKITTFMINNGNYGTTGGQLAPTTPMGQVTTTTPFGRTQDQGYPIQAAEFIGSLKGVAYAARGAFTNPANYQKTKKYMKKALEKQRDGVGYSFVEILSTCPANWHMSPKDSLKRIEEEVIPQFPLGEFKNIDKIE from the coding sequence GTGCCCGTGTTATGGAGGGATATTCCGGTAATTATACCCTTCTGTCCCGGCTGTCAGCATGGGACTGCGGTAAAGGCATTATGTGAAGTAATTGATGAATTGGATATGGAGAGGAATTCGGTGCTGGTTGTCGGCATCGGCTGCTATACTATGGCCTCTATCCTGGTGGATGTGGATTCAGCAATGATTGCCCATGGCCGTGCATGTGACGTGGCCTCCGCCATGAAACGCATCCTCGGCAAAGATACGATGGTCATTACCTGGCAGGGAGACGGAGACGCCCTGGCCATCGGTTGCGAGCCGACGATTCATGCCGCTGCCCGGAGCGAAAAGATCACTACCTTTATGATCAATAACGGCAACTACGGGACCACCGGGGGACAACTGGCCCCTACCACACCTATGGGGCAGGTTACTACCACGACACCCTTCGGAAGGACTCAAGACCAGGGATACCCCATACAGGCAGCAGAGTTCATCGGGAGCTTGAAAGGTGTGGCTTACGCCGCCCGGGGAGCATTTACCAATCCTGCCAATTATCAAAAAACAAAAAAATACATGAAAAAGGCGCTGGAAAAACAGAGGGACGGTGTGGGGTATAGTTTTGTCGAGATATTGTCCACCTGTCCGGCTAACTGGCATATGTCCCCCAAGGATTCTCTGAAAAGGATAGAGGAAGAGGTGATACCCCAATTTCCTCTCGGTGAATTCAAGAATATTGATAAAATTGAATAG
- a CDS encoding acyl-CoA dehydrogenase family protein has product MNLDLTEEQEMLRRTARDFLAKEFPKTLVREMEEDPIGFRADIWKKMAELGWMGLIIPEEYDGSMGSFMDLLVLLEEMGRACLVSPFFSTAICTFPILDSGSEEQKRGFLPRIAAGEEILALALTEPAATYAAAGITTKAREDKKGCLINGTKLFVHDAQTAQHFLCIARTNFWSPPEEGITLFLVDAKSHGIRITPLPTIADDKQSEVLFDDVVVPGENMLGRLNGGWPVVRRLLERASVAKCAEMIGGTDWTVENCVAYAKERVQFGKPIGSFGIIQHYLAEMWTELGHARGLVYYAGWLLDQGFPCAREVAMAKARMSEVYRHCTRMGVQIFGGIGTTREHDMGLYYRRARQVLSLFGSPDFWREKVALEMRL; this is encoded by the coding sequence ATGAACCTTGATCTTACTGAAGAGCAGGAAATGTTAAGAAGGACAGCTCGTGACTTTTTAGCAAAAGAGTTCCCCAAGACGCTGGTCAGGGAAATGGAGGAGGATCCCATTGGTTTTCGCGCTGATATCTGGAAGAAGATGGCGGAATTAGGATGGATGGGATTGATCATTCCCGAAGAGTATGACGGCAGCATGGGCAGTTTCATGGATTTGCTCGTTCTTCTCGAAGAGATGGGACGGGCTTGCCTGGTTTCCCCGTTTTTTTCTACTGCCATCTGTACTTTCCCTATCCTTGATTCAGGCAGCGAGGAGCAGAAGAGGGGATTCCTGCCCAGAATAGCCGCCGGCGAGGAGATATTAGCTCTGGCGTTGACTGAGCCCGCTGCCACATATGCTGCTGCTGGCATTACCACAAAGGCCAGGGAAGACAAAAAAGGTTGTCTTATCAATGGTACCAAACTATTCGTTCACGATGCCCAGACGGCTCAGCATTTTCTCTGTATTGCCAGGACCAATTTCTGGTCACCGCCGGAGGAGGGCATTACCCTCTTCTTAGTGGATGCCAAAAGCCATGGGATAAGAATCACTCCCTTACCAACCATTGCCGATGACAAGCAGAGTGAGGTTTTATTTGATGATGTCGTTGTACCAGGAGAAAATATGCTGGGAAGGTTGAATGGAGGCTGGCCAGTGGTAAGGAGGCTTCTCGAACGGGCATCTGTGGCGAAATGCGCGGAGATGATCGGTGGCACCGATTGGACGGTGGAGAACTGCGTTGCCTATGCGAAGGAAAGGGTCCAGTTTGGCAAACCTATTGGCAGCTTTGGCATTATTCAGCATTACCTCGCCGAGATGTGGACTGAACTCGGCCATGCCAGAGGACTTGTCTATTATGCAGGTTGGTTGTTAGATCAGGGATTCCCCTGTGCGAGGGAGGTAGCAATGGCAAAGGCACGAATGAGCGAGGTATACAGGCACTGCACTCGTATGGGGGTTCAGATCTTCGGTGGTATTGGCACTACCAGAGAGCATGATATGGGGCTTTATTATCGCCGCGCCAGGCAGGTACTGTCCCTTTTCGGCTCCCCCGATTTCTGGCGGGAAAAGGTAGCCCTTGAGATGAGACTTTAA
- the rpmA gene encoding 50S ribosomal protein L27: MAHKKGQGSSRNGRDSNAQRRGVKVFGGQTINAGSIIIRQTGTKIHPGNNVGMGKDYTIFAKINGMVKFERLDRKRKKVSVYAL, from the coding sequence ATGGCACATAAAAAAGGACAGGGAAGTTCCCGCAATGGCAGGGACAGTAATGCGCAGAGAAGGGGCGTTAAGGTGTTTGGTGGCCAGACAATCAACGCCGGTTCTATTATTATCCGCCAAACAGGAACAAAGATACATCCCGGCAATAATGTCGGCATGGGAAAAGACTACACCATTTTTGCGAAAATTAATGGCATGGTAAAGTTTGAAAGGCTGGACAGGAAAAGAAAAAAGGTAAGTGTCTACGCCTTGTAA
- a CDS encoding 2-oxoacid:acceptor oxidoreductase family protein — translation MKGVPPRRHDVIIAGIGGTGSMIIGQILASAAVSRYNNVLWNPSMTTARRGAPADCTVILSDTEIASPLLLSAKTVIMTESSRLKAFEGRVLPGGMIILETSGKSEEVERDDYFIAR, via the coding sequence ATGAAAGGAGTACCACCCAGAAGACACGATGTGATAATTGCTGGAATTGGTGGGACAGGATCAATGATAATAGGGCAGATATTGGCTTCTGCCGCTGTCTCCCGATACAATAACGTACTCTGGAACCCCAGCATGACCACGGCAAGGAGAGGGGCGCCTGCCGATTGCACAGTTATTCTTTCCGATACTGAAATCGCTTCCCCTCTGCTTTTAAGCGCTAAGACCGTGATTATGACAGAATCGTCCCGTTTAAAGGCATTTGAAGGCAGGGTGCTGCCTGGAGGGATGATTATTTTAGAAACCAGCGGGAAGAGCGAAGAGGTGGAAAGAGACGATTATTTCATAGCCAGATAG